The following proteins are co-located in the Luteolibacter rhizosphaerae genome:
- a CDS encoding UDP-glucuronic acid decarboxylase family protein, with amino-acid sequence MKQIQDLKGKTAVVTGGAGFVPSHLVDRLLADGLRVVALDNFVTGHARNIEHLADNPAFEFIEHDVSEPFDVAGPVDFVFHMASPASPIDYVQIPIETLKAGSYASHNALDLALKKKATYLVASTSEVYGDPEIHPQREEYWGNVNSIGVRSCYDEAKRYAEAATMAYHRAHGLDTKIVRIFNTYGPRMRLDDGRVVPAFIGQALRGEPLTIFGDGTQTRSFCYVSDLVDGIWRLARSDYHQPVNCGNPHEMSMRQFAEAIAGVFGIELKVDPKPLPPDDPKVRKPDISRAKEILGWEPVVPFDKGIRETIEYFRDFVPVA; translated from the coding sequence ATGAAGCAGATTCAGGATCTCAAAGGCAAAACCGCTGTCGTGACCGGCGGTGCCGGATTCGTGCCCTCCCACCTCGTCGATCGCCTGCTGGCGGACGGCCTGCGGGTGGTGGCGCTCGATAATTTCGTCACGGGCCATGCACGGAACATCGAGCACCTGGCGGACAATCCCGCCTTCGAGTTCATCGAGCATGACGTCTCCGAGCCCTTCGATGTCGCAGGCCCGGTCGATTTCGTTTTCCACATGGCCTCCCCGGCCAGCCCGATCGATTACGTCCAGATCCCGATCGAGACCCTCAAGGCGGGCTCCTACGCCTCGCACAACGCGCTCGATCTCGCGCTCAAGAAGAAGGCCACCTACCTCGTCGCCTCCACCTCGGAGGTCTATGGCGATCCCGAAATCCACCCGCAGCGGGAGGAGTACTGGGGCAATGTGAACTCGATCGGCGTGCGCTCCTGCTACGACGAAGCCAAGCGCTACGCCGAGGCCGCGACCATGGCCTATCATCGCGCCCACGGACTCGATACGAAGATCGTCCGCATCTTCAATACCTACGGCCCGCGCATGCGCCTCGATGACGGCCGGGTGGTGCCCGCCTTCATTGGCCAAGCCCTTCGCGGCGAACCACTGACCATCTTCGGCGATGGCACCCAGACGCGCTCTTTCTGCTACGTCTCGGATCTGGTGGATGGCATCTGGCGCCTCGCCCGCAGCGATTACCACCAGCCCGTCAACTGCGGGAACCCGCACGAGATGAGCATGCGCCAGTTCGCGGAAGCCATCGCGGGGGTCTTCGGCATCGAGCTGAAGGTCGATCCCAAGCCGCTGCCGCCCGATGACCCTAAAGTCCGCAAGCCGGACATCTCCCGCGCGAAGGAAATCCTCGGCTGGGAGCCGGTGGTTCCCTTCGACAAGGGCATCCGCGAAACGATCGAGTATTTCCGCGATTTCGTGCCGGTCGCCTGA
- a CDS encoding GDP-L-fucose synthase family protein — MSKIFITGHRGMVGSALVREAERRGGNEIIVAGRDRLDLLDQRAVFDFLEAEKPDVVIVAAAKVGGIHANATYPADFIYENLSIASNLVEGSRRAGVPRVLFLGSSCIYPKLAPQPMPEDCLLTSPLEVTNEAYAIAKIAGLKLCQHYRAQHGLMYHSAMPTNLYGPGDNYHPENSHVIPALIRRFHEAKVSGKPDVTIWGTGTPRREFLHVDDLAAACFHLLDLESPPDWVNVGVGDDVTILELATLIAKTVGYQGGILTDPTKPDGTPRKLMDVSRIKGTGWSPVIGFEEGLAAAYQDFLSKLESGEARL; from the coding sequence ATGTCGAAAATCTTCATCACCGGCCACCGTGGAATGGTGGGATCCGCCCTGGTCCGCGAAGCGGAGCGCCGCGGCGGAAACGAAATCATCGTCGCGGGCCGTGATCGTCTCGATCTCCTCGATCAACGCGCCGTCTTCGACTTCCTGGAAGCGGAGAAGCCGGATGTTGTGATCGTGGCCGCGGCCAAGGTTGGCGGCATCCACGCGAATGCCACCTATCCGGCCGACTTCATCTACGAGAATCTTAGTATCGCCTCGAATCTCGTGGAAGGCAGCCGCCGCGCCGGCGTGCCGCGCGTGCTCTTCCTCGGCTCCTCCTGCATCTACCCGAAACTGGCACCGCAGCCGATGCCGGAAGACTGCCTGCTGACCAGCCCCCTTGAGGTCACGAACGAAGCCTACGCCATCGCGAAGATTGCCGGCCTGAAACTGTGCCAGCACTACCGGGCGCAGCACGGGCTGATGTATCACTCGGCCATGCCGACGAATCTCTACGGTCCCGGCGACAACTACCACCCGGAGAATTCCCACGTCATCCCTGCCCTGATCCGCCGCTTCCATGAGGCGAAGGTCTCCGGCAAGCCGGACGTGACCATTTGGGGCACGGGCACTCCGCGCCGCGAGTTCCTTCATGTCGATGACCTCGCCGCGGCATGCTTCCACCTGCTCGATCTTGAGAGCCCGCCGGACTGGGTGAATGTCGGTGTGGGTGACGACGTCACCATCCTCGAACTCGCCACCCTGATCGCGAAGACGGTCGGCTACCAAGGCGGGATCCTCACCGACCCGACCAAGCCTGACGGCACGCCTCGCAAGCTGATGGACGTGTCCCGCATCAAGGGCACCGGCTGGAGCCCCGTCATCGGCTTCGAAGAAGGCCTCGCGGCCGCCTATCAAGACTTCCTCTCGAAACTCGAATCAGGAGAAGCACGACTCTAA
- a CDS encoding type II toxin-antitoxin system Phd/YefM family antitoxin, producing the protein MGSISYSEARERLASVWDEAVSTREPVVIDRRGHESVVLVPVGEWEGLQETAHLLRSPANARRLLAALQRLEGGEGQNLSTDELAGRVGLP; encoded by the coding sequence ATGGGATCGATCTCCTATTCCGAAGCACGCGAGAGATTAGCCAGTGTGTGGGACGAAGCCGTCTCTACCCGCGAGCCCGTGGTGATCGATCGCCGGGGGCACGAGTCGGTTGTCTTGGTGCCGGTAGGGGAGTGGGAGGGTCTGCAGGAGACCGCTCACCTCCTTCGCTCTCCCGCGAACGCGCGACGCTTGTTAGCCGCCCTTCAGCGGCTTGAGGGCGGGGAAGGGCAAAACCTCTCCACCGACGAGTTGGCGGGGCGGGTTGGACTGCCATGA
- a CDS encoding nucleotide sugar dehydrogenase — protein MSLQKKFADGSAAVGVVGLGYVGLPLLLAYAKKGFRAVGIDIDAAKPQALLAGKSYIKHIPGEHVAEALAAGKLEATTDFSVIAGLDAIILCVPTPLDEHFEPDLSYVTDTVDAVVPHLKAGQVLSLESTTYPGTTDEEVVTRVEKAGFKVGTEIHVVYSPEREDPGNPKFSATNIPKVVGGVTAACLDAGVALYESAFEKIVPVSSCKVAELTKLLENIYRAVNIGLVNELKVAADRMGIDIWEVIRAASTKPFGFTPFYPGPGLGGHCIPIDPFYLTWKAREYGVHTRFIELAGEINRGMPDYVIHRAMEALNSRAKPVKGSKILLLGLAYKANVDDMRESPTFALLDGFKRLGAEVSYYDPHVPVVGPTREHMNWAGVRSVEWNEETIRAQDCIVISTHHSAFDLQQLSAWSDLIIDTRNAMASVGTPEGQVIKA, from the coding sequence ATGAGTCTCCAGAAAAAGTTCGCGGACGGGAGTGCCGCTGTCGGTGTGGTGGGCCTCGGCTATGTCGGCCTGCCGCTGCTGCTTGCCTACGCGAAGAAGGGCTTCCGCGCCGTCGGTATCGATATCGATGCCGCCAAGCCGCAGGCCCTGCTCGCGGGTAAGAGCTACATCAAGCACATCCCCGGCGAGCATGTGGCCGAGGCTTTGGCTGCCGGCAAACTGGAGGCCACCACGGACTTCTCGGTGATCGCCGGTCTGGACGCGATCATCCTCTGCGTGCCCACCCCGCTCGATGAACACTTCGAGCCGGATCTCAGCTACGTCACGGATACGGTGGATGCCGTGGTCCCGCACCTGAAGGCGGGGCAGGTCCTCAGCCTGGAGAGCACCACTTACCCCGGCACCACGGATGAGGAAGTGGTCACGCGGGTGGAGAAAGCCGGCTTCAAGGTCGGCACGGAGATCCATGTGGTCTACTCGCCGGAGCGTGAGGACCCGGGTAATCCGAAGTTCTCCGCCACGAATATTCCGAAGGTGGTGGGCGGGGTCACGGCGGCTTGCCTTGATGCGGGCGTGGCCCTCTACGAGTCCGCCTTCGAGAAGATCGTCCCGGTCAGTTCCTGCAAGGTCGCCGAGCTGACCAAGCTGCTGGAGAACATCTACCGCGCGGTAAACATCGGCCTGGTGAACGAGCTGAAGGTGGCTGCCGATCGCATGGGCATCGACATCTGGGAGGTCATCCGCGCTGCTTCCACCAAGCCCTTCGGCTTCACGCCCTTCTATCCGGGGCCCGGATTGGGCGGCCACTGCATCCCCATTGATCCCTTCTATCTCACCTGGAAGGCGCGCGAGTATGGTGTGCACACCCGCTTCATCGAACTCGCCGGGGAGATCAACCGCGGCATGCCGGACTACGTGATCCATCGCGCGATGGAGGCACTGAACTCCCGTGCCAAGCCCGTGAAGGGATCGAAGATCCTGCTACTAGGCCTGGCGTACAAGGCGAACGTGGACGACATGCGCGAATCCCCGACCTTCGCCCTTCTGGATGGCTTCAAGCGCCTCGGTGCGGAGGTGTCTTACTACGACCCGCACGTGCCGGTAGTCGGTCCTACGCGCGAGCACATGAACTGGGCCGGTGTCCGCTCCGTGGAGTGGAATGAGGAAACCATCCGCGCCCAAGACTGCATCGTCATCTCCACCCATCACTCCGCCTTCGATCTGCAGCAGCTCTCGGCCTGGTCCGACCTGATCATCGACACGCGCAATGCCATGGCCTCCGTCGGCACCCCCGAGGGGCAGGTCATCAAGGCCTGA
- the gmd gene encoding GDP-mannose 4,6-dehydratase translates to MKRALITGITGQDGSYLAEFLLEKGYEVHGIKRRASLFNTQRVDHIYEDPHVENSRFRLHYGDLTDTSNLTRILSEVQPDEVYNLGAQSHVAVSFEAPEYTADVDAIGTLRLLEAIRFLGLEKKTRFYQASTSELYGLVQEIPQTEKTPFHPRSPYAVAKMYAYWITVNYREAYGMYACNGILFNHESPRRGETFVTRKITRGIANIAQGLEKCLFLGNMDALRDWGHAKDYVRMQWMMLQQNTPDDFVIATGKQISVREFVRMSAQEAGIVLEFSGSGVDEVATVVSADPATAPAVKPGDVIVKVDPRYFRPAEVETLLGNPAKAKEKLGWVPEITVEEMCSEMVASDLDTARQHALLAAHGHKVSVSKE, encoded by the coding sequence ATGAAGCGCGCACTTATTACCGGTATCACGGGCCAGGATGGGTCCTATCTTGCGGAGTTCCTGCTTGAGAAAGGTTATGAAGTCCACGGCATCAAGCGCCGTGCTTCGCTCTTCAACACCCAGCGTGTGGATCACATCTATGAGGACCCGCACGTGGAGAATTCCCGTTTCCGCCTGCATTACGGCGATCTCACGGATACCTCGAACCTGACCCGCATCCTGAGCGAGGTGCAGCCGGACGAGGTTTATAACCTCGGCGCCCAATCGCATGTGGCGGTCTCCTTTGAGGCCCCGGAATACACCGCGGATGTCGATGCCATCGGCACCCTGCGCCTGCTGGAGGCCATCCGTTTCCTCGGCCTGGAGAAGAAGACGCGTTTCTACCAAGCCTCCACCTCCGAGCTCTACGGCTTGGTGCAGGAGATCCCGCAGACCGAGAAGACTCCCTTCCACCCGCGCTCTCCTTATGCGGTGGCGAAGATGTATGCCTACTGGATCACGGTGAACTACCGCGAGGCCTACGGCATGTATGCCTGCAATGGTATCCTCTTCAATCACGAGTCCCCGCGCCGCGGTGAGACCTTCGTGACCCGCAAGATCACCCGCGGCATCGCGAACATCGCGCAGGGTCTGGAAAAATGTCTCTTCCTCGGGAACATGGACGCGCTGCGTGACTGGGGTCATGCCAAGGACTACGTCCGCATGCAGTGGATGATGCTCCAGCAGAACACCCCGGACGACTTCGTCATCGCCACCGGCAAGCAGATCTCCGTGCGCGAGTTCGTCCGCATGTCCGCACAGGAAGCCGGTATCGTGCTCGAGTTCAGCGGCAGCGGCGTGGATGAGGTGGCCACCGTGGTGTCCGCGGATCCCGCCACCGCTCCCGCGGTCAAGCCCGGCGATGTCATCGTGAAGGTGGATCCCCGCTACTTCCGTCCCGCGGAAGTGGAAACCCTCCTCGGCAATCCCGCCAAGGCGAAGGAGAAGCTCGGTTGGGTGCCGGAGATCACCGTCGAGGAGATGTGCTCCGAGATGGTGGCCTCCGATCTCGATACCGCCCGTCAGCATGCCCTGCTCGCGGCTCACGGCCACAAAGTCTCCGTTTCCAAGGAATAG
- a CDS encoding DegT/DnrJ/EryC1/StrS family aminotransferase codes for MPVPLLDVNAQNLPIEAELKDVFHKVLHSGRFILGEEVDAFERECAAELGMKHAISISSGTDALIIALMALGIGPGDEVLCPSFTFFATAGSISRTGATPVFCDVCPVCFGIDVASAKAKLTPKTKAIIPVHLYGQSSDMDSIAAFAAEHGLEVIEDIAQSFGATYKGRTCGGIGRIGCFSFFPSKNLGGFGDGGMVTTQDDALAEKLLRLRNHGMHPRYYHSLVGGNFRMDALQCALLRVKLRHIKDYAAGRARNADYYLSRISEIPGAVQASESDCCCPEQQAARISEGGVRFILPVAYGHNGHVWNQFTLRVPGEGRRDALRACLAEKGIGCEIYYPVPMHRQECFAGLPAHALDACPVSDLLASEVISIPVYPELTTAQLDEVIAALVSFPN; via the coding sequence ATGCCGGTACCTCTACTCGACGTTAATGCCCAGAACCTGCCGATCGAAGCGGAGCTGAAGGATGTCTTCCACAAGGTGCTCCACTCCGGGCGCTTCATCCTGGGCGAGGAAGTGGATGCCTTCGAGCGCGAGTGCGCGGCGGAGCTCGGCATGAAGCACGCGATCTCCATCTCCTCCGGCACGGATGCCCTGATCATCGCGCTCATGGCGCTGGGCATCGGGCCCGGCGATGAAGTGCTTTGCCCTTCCTTCACCTTCTTCGCCACCGCCGGTAGCATCTCGCGCACCGGTGCCACGCCGGTCTTCTGCGATGTCTGCCCGGTTTGCTTCGGCATCGATGTCGCCTCTGCCAAGGCCAAGCTGACGCCGAAGACCAAGGCGATCATCCCGGTGCATCTCTACGGGCAGTCCTCGGATATGGACTCCATCGCCGCCTTCGCCGCGGAGCACGGTCTGGAAGTCATCGAGGACATCGCTCAATCCTTCGGCGCCACGTACAAGGGCAGGACCTGCGGCGGCATCGGCAGGATCGGTTGCTTCAGCTTCTTCCCGTCCAAGAACCTCGGCGGCTTCGGTGACGGCGGTATGGTCACCACTCAGGACGACGCGCTTGCCGAGAAGCTGCTGCGCCTCCGGAATCACGGCATGCACCCCCGCTACTACCACTCGCTGGTGGGGGGGAACTTCCGCATGGACGCTCTTCAGTGCGCGCTGTTGCGGGTAAAGCTTCGCCACATCAAGGACTATGCTGCCGGCCGCGCGCGGAATGCGGACTACTACCTGAGCCGCATCTCGGAGATCCCGGGAGCCGTGCAGGCCAGCGAGTCCGATTGCTGCTGCCCGGAGCAACAGGCCGCCAGGATCTCGGAAGGCGGGGTTCGCTTCATCCTGCCCGTCGCCTACGGTCATAATGGCCATGTCTGGAACCAGTTCACCCTGCGCGTCCCGGGCGAGGGTCGCCGAGATGCCCTGCGCGCCTGTCTGGCGGAGAAGGGGATCGGTTGTGAAATCTACTACCCGGTCCCGATGCACCGCCAGGAGTGCTTCGCCGGTCTACCCGCACACGCGCTGGATGCGTGCCCGGTCTCCGATCTCTTGGCTTCCGAGGTCATCAGCATCCCGGTCTATCCGGAGCTCACGACCGCCCAGCTCGATGAGGTGATCGCCGCCTTGGTTTCTTTCCCCAACTGA